From the genome of Papaver somniferum cultivar HN1 chromosome 2, ASM357369v1, whole genome shotgun sequence, one region includes:
- the LOC113347150 gene encoding proteasome subunit beta type-2-A-like, whose product MECVFGMVCDGFVLVAADTSAVNSILVHKSDEDKIMVLDSHKLLGASGESGDRVQFTEYIQKNVSLYQFRNGIPLTTAATANFTRGELATALRKNPYSVNLLLAGYDKETGPSLYYIDYIASCHKVEKGAFGYGAYFSLSMMDRHYRSGMSLEEATDLAEKCIVEIRSRLVVAPPNFVIKIVDKDGARVHKWVDSIKDEGAAAVAAALAAA is encoded by the exons ATGGAGTGTGTTTTCGGTATGGTCTGTGATGGATTCGTTCTAGTTGCCGCTGATACATCTGCAGTAAACAGTATCTTGGTTCATAAATCTGATGAAGACAAAATCATGGTTCTTGATTCTCACAAACTCCTAGGAGCTAGTGGTGAAAGTGGTGATAG AGTTCAATTTACTGAATACATTCAAAAGAATGTATCTTTGTATCAGTTTAGAAACGGGATTCCGCTGACTACAGCAGCGACTGCTAATTTTACTCGTGGGGAACTTGCTACTGCTTTGCGAAAG AATCCATACTCTGTAAACCTGCTTCTGGCTGGTTACGACAAGGAGACTGGACCATCACTTTACTACATTGACTACATTGCTAGCTGTCACAAGGTTGAGAAGGGTGCCTTTGGATATGGTGCTTATTTCTCTCTCTCCATGATGGACAGACACTACCGCAGTGGGATGTCTTTAGAGGAAGCTACTGATTTGGCCGAAAAATGCATCGTTGAGATTCGGTCCAGGTTGGTTGTGGCCCCACCAAACTTTGTAATCAAAATTGTTGACAAGGATGGAGCTAGGGTGCACAAATGGGTCGACTCCATCAAGGACGAGGGCGCTGCGGCGGTGGCTGCAGCTCTTGCTGCTGCTTAA